The uncultured Desulfuromonas sp. genome has a segment encoding these proteins:
- a CDS encoding IS256 family transposase, producing the protein MTKPNIPFDMDAALQALREGKDLTGKDGVLTPLIKQLTEAAMQAELDAHLDQEETPNRKNGSSSKTVKSVSGSFELDTPRDRANTFEPQLVKKHQTQLTDELERKIIALFSLGTSYQDIRSHIADMYGISVSNGTISAVTDKLLPELQAWRERDLEPVYPILWLDAIHYKIKENGRYVSKAVYTILALNIEGKKELLGLYLSDQEGAHHWLSVLTDLHNRGVEDILIACVDGLKGFPEAIETIYPHTEIQHCVIHQIRNSIKYVASKNQKAFMADLKCVYKAATLNAAEIALDELDAKWGDKYPMVIKSWRSKWPTLSNYFKYPADVRTAIYTTNAVEAVHRQFRKLTKTKGGFANENSLLKLLYAGILKASERWTHPIQNWNLTLAQLTIHFPDRLEKYLSL; encoded by the coding sequence ATGACTAAGCCAAACATCCCCTTCGATATGGACGCCGCCTTACAGGCTCTGCGTGAAGGCAAAGACCTCACGGGTAAAGATGGCGTTTTAACACCATTGATCAAGCAACTCACCGAAGCAGCCATGCAAGCGGAGCTTGACGCGCATTTGGACCAGGAAGAGACGCCAAACCGCAAGAATGGCTCATCTTCCAAAACAGTCAAATCCGTCTCCGGCAGCTTTGAGCTGGACACACCCAGGGATCGCGCGAATACATTCGAACCGCAGTTGGTGAAAAAGCATCAAACACAGTTAACCGATGAGTTGGAGCGCAAAATCATCGCGCTGTTTTCTCTCGGCACCAGCTATCAGGACATCCGTAGCCACATTGCCGATATGTACGGTATCTCTGTCTCCAACGGCACCATCAGCGCCGTAACCGATAAGCTGTTACCCGAACTACAGGCCTGGCGTGAACGCGATCTGGAGCCGGTTTATCCGATTCTTTGGCTCGACGCAATTCATTACAAGATCAAGGAGAATGGCCGTTATGTCAGCAAGGCCGTCTACACCATTCTGGCTCTGAACATTGAGGGCAAGAAAGAGCTTCTCGGTCTCTATCTTTCCGATCAGGAGGGCGCTCATCACTGGTTGAGCGTCCTGACCGATTTACACAATCGTGGTGTGGAGGATATCTTGATCGCCTGTGTCGATGGACTCAAGGGCTTTCCCGAAGCCATCGAAACCATCTACCCGCATACGGAAATCCAGCACTGCGTGATTCATCAGATCCGCAATTCCATCAAGTACGTGGCCTCTAAAAACCAGAAAGCCTTTATGGCGGATTTGAAGTGTGTCTATAAGGCTGCAACCCTCAATGCTGCCGAGATCGCCTTGGATGAACTGGACGCCAAATGGGGCGACAAGTATCCAATGGTGATCAAGTCCTGGCGTAGTAAATGGCCGACGTTGTCCAACTATTTCAAATATCCAGCTGACGTCAGAACCGCGATCTACACGACCAATGCCGTCGAAGCGGTTCACCGGCAGTTTCGCAAACTGACCAAAACCAAAGGCGGATTTGCCAACGAAAACAGTTTACTGAAATTGCTCTATGCGGGCATACTCAAGGCCAGCGAGCGGTGGACGCATCCCATCCAGAACTGGAATCTGACTCTGGCTCAGCTGACGATCCATTTTCCAGACCGACTCGAAAAATACCTCAGTCTATGA
- a CDS encoding calcium-binding protein, translated as MSNDLGSYRIIADESQATGSQKDWFEQTKDNNSSVVNDVVAALEANDITPDNTADFANLVITLTAAAVSYAEGTLPDGSLIPEGSTLKYIKLFGGPAGSLITVPMETAIDVAAGESPERAFTEAVIGLAGGALAAAGLAAIGLGSGSFVIPLVATAAVTKILQEGVDLYITPEVKQGYNEQRQVYEVVTRLDLDDYLRMYWDDYYGDIRLAGKDEWELSSTESDLIIRYRNNNSENLFKFNQNQITEAVFYQLLAHTTDSFNVEWADGTADTVLNYYNDSIAELKAGAQSSDEALYALVSLRPFVLQNEQAVNYNALDRSDYSDSYLQDRAAFLYYLFAGNASSGEGSPIYYIDKATGTSIMVGERETLLDFAQYIFSDDEGRYISAMDNDDHIYGMGGDDTIYAKGGDDYVEGGKGDDNLHGGEGADTYFYNPGSGQDTITDTEISDADTNHITVGDLDLLNTAIESYYSNTSQTLYTFIDSTNGLTYAWNPLTETVLITGSLLDGATTGTTNSITINDISNPNQLLERFGINLTFCFEAALALNTTNPFTLQNYIAEDLSSTLAEWGSLSFSLGVNQALSAGDKIVIQVSGDVDGSLLTLVYEGQQLDFVNGEITLDAVDGQTLFSFALLEQGELSADGNIAVTATVITVDDDGNEMDYAVLNTLNLTVEDDGFTTAAETSETTRTIVGDLSPIDADPEQAGIQYGYDDLGNVVTDPDTPLSRDDTLYDSMENDTIISGDGDDTVLLGRGGDDVVELGDGDDLVDADGDNVGQVFADGGAGRDYVGGGENADVLIGGAGADLLHGDSGDDLLFGETQGVLSDFIATGATETASGVQGDLIDASAGNDQVFSGAGDDFIAGGDGDDLIVSGGGDDFIRGDQNIYSLDWKNWDVVETITTDENGSSTYMYTYENLDIEDVTGTGNDTVYAGAGDDVVLGENGDDTLYLEAGADKSWGGAGADIILGGEGDDVINGDNGISQLSEDQHGDDFLDGGAGNDRLYGVGGSDTLYGGDGDDTLVGDDLDQELGGSDYLNGEAGDDILLGGAGDDTILGGVGNDVLLGEDDNDVLYGGAGEDELQGGDGADYLFGDEDDDLLFGQEDDDQLYGGSGDDELQGGDGADYLFGDEGNDLLFGQEEDDHLYGGSGDDELQGDDGADYLFGEEDNDVLYGEEGDDVLHGGTGDDQLDGGVGQDILYGDEDNDHLYGGLGDDILYGGSGADYLYGNAGADILMGGDGNDILLPGSGEDTMNGGEGNDIYYFALGNGIKHLEDDGGFDTLVLRGGISLGTIRLTLGSLMISTGVAGDELHLDGVDYDDLLNTAPIDSIEFSDGTTMTLAEVVEAIGIGYETTEDADTVTGTSARDNIDALAGDDVVDTGAGNDIIALGAGDDTADAGAGDDTVFGGDGTDTIVAGDGADTVNGDAGEDFLQGDAGDDLLYGGGDNDSLSGGEDDDQLYGELGDDTLYGGSGNDLLDGGSGRDILYGEAGDDTYVIDSLEDTLVELADEGSDTVESSVDYTLIDHIENLVLTGSATTAVGNALDNRLTGNDLDNSLDGGSGDDVLSGGDGDDTYFTDASGDQIIEDAYAGDDTEIRGYESTAALADNVENLTLADGILTGVGNALDNVLTGNDEDNTLSGGAGDDYLVGGAGSDVLEGGDGNDIYVINDGDTITEYADEGNDTVESANDITLGDNLENAVLTGEASVNATGNDLDNTLTGNSAANVLDGGLGDDWLSGGGGDDIYYTDSAADTLYEYLDQGTDTEIRSHESLYLLSDNVENLILTGTVYRGNGNELDNIIEGNDSDNNLWGREGHDTLYGNGGDDQLIGADGNDVLYGGTGSDLMSGGEGDDALVGGDGADQLDGGGGTNTLRGGLGDDIYVYGADGGISIVDNSDGGTDWLIFTDDITSDRLAYLRDGDDLIVRVDADAATQVVITNWFLGEDYQVDYIQPANASGISAWTINRMFPPENPEADGITTPDSSSFDMLWYGTSSAEQLIGTDGADLIRTYQEKIACLAWPAMTGCWVVRMPTISTVAKATTCSLVVMVTTSSAVMPVMTP; from the coding sequence ATGAGTAATGATTTAGGGAGCTATCGCATAATAGCCGATGAATCACAGGCAACGGGATCGCAGAAAGACTGGTTTGAACAAACCAAAGACAACAACTCGTCCGTTGTCAATGATGTCGTGGCAGCTCTTGAGGCAAACGATATCACTCCGGATAACACGGCTGATTTTGCCAATCTGGTCATTACTCTGACGGCAGCTGCGGTCAGCTACGCGGAGGGGACCCTGCCCGACGGCAGTCTTATCCCGGAAGGGAGCACCCTAAAATATATCAAACTGTTTGGCGGGCCGGCTGGCAGTCTTATCACTGTGCCGATGGAAACAGCTATTGACGTTGCTGCGGGGGAATCGCCTGAGCGAGCTTTTACGGAAGCAGTCATCGGGCTTGCCGGTGGAGCTCTGGCAGCCGCGGGACTAGCCGCAATTGGTCTTGGCAGCGGGAGTTTCGTTATCCCCTTGGTTGCCACGGCGGCAGTTACAAAAATTCTGCAAGAGGGTGTAGACCTTTATATCACACCGGAAGTCAAGCAGGGATATAATGAACAGAGACAGGTTTATGAAGTGGTTACTCGCCTTGACTTAGATGATTACTTGAGGATGTACTGGGACGATTATTATGGGGATATCCGACTGGCAGGTAAGGATGAATGGGAGCTGTCCTCCACGGAATCTGATTTGATCATCAGATACAGAAACAATAATTCGGAAAATTTATTCAAGTTCAACCAAAACCAAATCACCGAAGCAGTGTTTTATCAATTGCTTGCTCATACCACCGACAGTTTCAACGTCGAATGGGCGGACGGTACGGCTGACACTGTCCTCAACTATTACAACGACAGCATCGCGGAATTAAAAGCAGGCGCGCAATCCTCCGACGAAGCTCTTTATGCTCTGGTCAGTTTACGGCCTTTTGTTTTGCAAAACGAACAGGCGGTCAATTATAACGCCCTGGATCGTTCGGATTACAGCGACAGCTATCTACAAGATAGAGCTGCTTTCTTATATTACCTTTTTGCTGGAAATGCATCCTCAGGCGAAGGTTCTCCTATTTATTATATTGATAAAGCTACCGGCACGTCCATCATGGTTGGGGAACGAGAAACTTTATTGGATTTTGCACAGTATATTTTTAGTGATGATGAAGGTCGCTATATCAGTGCAATGGACAACGATGATCACATCTACGGCATGGGAGGCGACGACACTATTTATGCCAAAGGTGGCGATGATTATGTTGAAGGCGGTAAGGGGGATGATAATCTCCATGGCGGTGAGGGCGCTGACACCTACTTTTACAATCCCGGCAGTGGCCAGGACACCATCACCGATACGGAAATCTCCGACGCCGACACCAACCACATCACCGTCGGCGACTTGGATCTGCTCAATACGGCAATTGAATCATATTACTCAAACACCTCCCAGACGCTTTATACCTTCATCGATTCAACCAACGGTCTTACTTACGCGTGGAATCCGTTGACCGAAACCGTACTGATCACCGGTTCTCTTCTGGATGGGGCAACGACCGGCACCACCAACAGCATCACCATCAACGACATCAGCAACCCGAATCAACTTCTCGAACGCTTCGGTATTAACCTGACCTTTTGTTTCGAAGCCGCGCTGGCTCTCAATACCACCAATCCCTTCACCCTGCAGAACTACATTGCCGAGGATCTCTCATCAACCCTGGCCGAGTGGGGCTCCTTAAGTTTCAGCCTCGGAGTGAACCAGGCGTTATCCGCCGGAGATAAAATCGTCATTCAGGTTTCCGGGGACGTTGATGGCAGTCTATTGACCTTGGTGTACGAAGGACAACAGCTCGATTTCGTCAATGGTGAAATCACCCTCGACGCCGTCGACGGACAAACCCTTTTTTCTTTTGCTCTGCTTGAGCAGGGCGAACTCTCCGCCGATGGCAACATTGCCGTAACGGCGACGGTCATCACCGTGGACGACGACGGCAACGAAATGGACTACGCCGTCCTCAACACGTTGAATCTCACGGTCGAAGATGACGGCTTTACAACCGCCGCCGAAACGTCGGAAACAACCCGTACCATTGTCGGCGATTTGAGTCCCATCGACGCCGACCCCGAACAAGCTGGCATTCAGTACGGTTACGATGACCTCGGCAATGTCGTTACCGACCCGGACACGCCCCTGTCACGTGACGACACCCTGTATGACAGTATGGAAAATGACACGATCATCAGTGGCGACGGCGACGATACGGTTCTGCTCGGTCGGGGCGGGGACGATGTTGTTGAACTCGGCGATGGCGATGATTTGGTCGATGCCGATGGCGACAATGTCGGGCAGGTCTTTGCCGACGGCGGCGCTGGCCGGGATTATGTCGGCGGAGGTGAGAATGCCGATGTGTTAATCGGAGGCGCCGGCGCGGATTTGCTGCATGGCGACAGTGGTGATGATCTGCTGTTCGGTGAGACCCAAGGCGTGTTAAGTGATTTTATCGCCACGGGAGCAACGGAAACGGCCAGCGGCGTTCAAGGCGATTTGATTGATGCGTCGGCCGGCAATGATCAGGTTTTTTCCGGCGCCGGGGATGATTTTATCGCCGGGGGAGACGGTGACGATTTGATTGTCAGCGGCGGCGGCGATGATTTTATTCGTGGCGATCAGAATATCTATTCCCTTGACTGGAAGAACTGGGACGTCGTGGAAACGATTACCACTGATGAAAACGGCAGCTCAACCTACATGTACACTTATGAAAATCTCGACATTGAAGATGTGACTGGGACAGGCAATGATACCGTTTATGCAGGAGCCGGTGATGATGTCGTTCTTGGTGAAAATGGCGATGACACCCTCTATCTGGAAGCCGGAGCGGATAAAAGCTGGGGCGGCGCCGGAGCGGATATCATCCTGGGGGGAGAGGGTGACGACGTCATCAATGGCGATAACGGGATCTCACAGCTCTCGGAAGACCAGCACGGTGATGACTTTTTAGACGGTGGTGCGGGCAATGATCGGCTTTATGGAGTCGGCGGTTCGGATACCCTTTATGGCGGCGACGGGGATGACACCCTTGTCGGAGATGATTTGGATCAGGAGCTGGGCGGCAGCGATTATCTCAATGGTGAAGCCGGAGACGATATTTTGTTGGGCGGCGCCGGAGATGACACGATTTTAGGCGGCGTCGGCAATGATGTGTTGCTCGGGGAGGATGATAATGATGTCCTTTACGGCGGTGCGGGCGAGGACGAATTGCAGGGCGGCGATGGAGCGGATTACCTCTTCGGCGATGAAGACGATGATTTGCTGTTTGGCCAGGAGGATGATGATCAGCTTTATGGCGGAAGCGGTGATGATGAATTGCAGGGCGGCGATGGGGCGGATTACCTCTTCGGCGATGAAGGCAATGATTTGCTGTTTGGCCAGGAGGAGGATGATCATCTTTATGGCGGAAGCGGTGATGATGAATTGCAGGGCGACGATGGAGCGGATTATCTCTTCGGCGAGGAAGACAATGATGTTTTGTATGGAGAAGAGGGCGATGATGTACTGCATGGAGGCACGGGCGACGATCAGCTTGATGGTGGAGTTGGCCAGGATATCCTCTATGGTGACGAGGATAACGACCACTTGTACGGTGGTCTAGGTGACGACATTTTGTACGGCGGCAGTGGGGCGGATTATCTGTACGGCAATGCGGGGGCGGATATTCTGATGGGAGGGGATGGAAATGATATCTTGCTGCCCGGCTCCGGCGAGGACACCATGAACGGCGGCGAAGGAAATGATATCTATTATTTCGCATTGGGAAACGGCATCAAACATTTGGAGGATGACGGCGGCTTCGACACGCTGGTTTTACGGGGCGGGATCTCGTTGGGCACTATCCGCTTGACGTTGGGCTCGTTGATGATCAGCACCGGGGTTGCCGGTGACGAACTGCATCTGGATGGGGTCGACTATGATGACTTGCTCAACACCGCCCCCATCGACAGCATTGAATTCTCCGACGGGACGACCATGACGTTGGCCGAGGTGGTTGAAGCCATCGGCATTGGTTATGAAACCACGGAGGATGCCGACACGGTGACCGGGACGTCGGCGCGAGACAATATTGACGCTCTGGCCGGAGATGATGTCGTCGATACGGGGGCCGGTAATGACATCATCGCCCTCGGCGCCGGCGATGACACCGCTGACGCCGGAGCCGGGGACGATACCGTTTTTGGCGGCGACGGCACGGACACGATTGTGGCCGGTGACGGCGCGGACACGGTGAATGGCGACGCCGGAGAGGATTTCCTCCAGGGCGATGCCGGAGACGATCTGCTCTATGGCGGCGGCGACAACGACAGCCTGAGCGGCGGAGAAGACGACGACCAGCTCTACGGTGAACTCGGCGATGATACCCTATACGGCGGTTCGGGCAACGACTTGCTCGACGGCGGCAGCGGCAGAGACATCCTGTACGGTGAAGCCGGTGACGATACCTATGTGATCGACAGTCTTGAGGACACCTTGGTCGAGTTGGCGGATGAAGGCAGCGATACCGTCGAAAGTTCCGTGGACTACACTCTGATTGACCATATCGAAAACCTGGTGTTGACGGGTAGTGCCACAACCGCCGTCGGCAATGCACTAGATAATCGTCTGACCGGCAACGATCTGGACAATTCTCTGGATGGCGGGAGTGGCGACGATGTTTTGTCCGGTGGCGATGGCGACGATACCTATTTCACTGATGCAAGCGGAGACCAGATTATTGAAGACGCCTATGCCGGGGACGATACGGAAATCCGCGGCTATGAGTCAACTGCAGCCCTTGCCGACAACGTTGAAAATCTGACGTTGGCCGATGGCATTCTCACTGGGGTCGGCAATGCGCTGGACAATGTGCTGACCGGCAATGACGAAGACAATACGCTATCTGGAGGGGCAGGAGATGACTATCTGGTCGGCGGCGCGGGCAGCGATGTTCTCGAAGGGGGCGACGGCAACGACATCTATGTGATCAATGATGGCGATACCATCACCGAATATGCCGACGAAGGCAACGACACGGTAGAAAGCGCCAACGATATCACTTTGGGGGATAATCTGGAAAATGCCGTATTAACCGGAGAAGCCTCGGTCAATGCCACGGGGAACGACCTCGACAATACCTTGACCGGTAACAGTGCCGCCAATGTTCTGGATGGCGGGCTGGGTGATGATTGGCTGAGTGGCGGCGGGGGAGACGATATCTATTATACCGACTCCGCGGCAGATACGCTTTATGAGTATCTCGACCAAGGGACAGACACGGAAATCCGCAGCCACGAGTCCCTTTATCTGCTCAGCGACAACGTTGAAAACCTCATCCTGACCGGCACGGTTTATCGCGGCAATGGCAATGAACTCGACAACATCATTGAAGGCAATGACAGCGACAATAACCTGTGGGGCCGCGAAGGTCACGACACTTTGTACGGCAACGGCGGCGATGACCAGTTGATTGGCGCGGACGGCAATGATGTGCTTTACGGCGGTACCGGCAGTGATCTGATGAGCGGCGGCGAAGGCGATGATGCCCTGGTTGGTGGCGATGGCGCGGATCAGCTCGATGGCGGTGGCGGAACAAACACACTGCGCGGCGGTCTCGGCGACGACATTTATGTCTATGGTGCGGATGGTGGGATTTCCATTGTTGACAACAGCGACGGCGGCACGGACTGGTTGATTTTTACCGATGACATCACCAGTGACCGTCTGGCCTATCTGCGTGACGGCGACGATCTGATCGTCCGGGTGGATGCCGATGCCGCCACCCAAGTTGTCATTACCAACTGGTTTTTAGGCGAGGACTATCAGGTCGACTACATCCAACCGGCCAATGCAAGCGGCATCAGTGCCTGGACGATTAATCGGATGTTCCCACCGGAAAATCCCGAAGCGGATGGCATCACAACGCCGGATAGCAGCTCCTTCGACATGCTGTGGTATGGCACCTCCTCCGCAGAGCAATTAATCGGCACGGACGGGGCCGATCTTATCCGTACCTATCAGGAGAAGATAGCCTGTTTGGCCTGGCCGGCGATGACTGGTTGCTGGGTGGTTCGGATGCCGACTATCTCGACGGTGGCGAAGGCAACGACATGCTCTTTGGTGGTGATGGTAACGACCAGCTCGGCGGTGATGCCGGTAATGACACCCTGA
- a CDS encoding type I secretion system permease/ATPase — protein sequence MEETAIHSGLLCFNVVARINNVDVDMRAIAREFAVQPETLSPEELLRIARKHQFKAKRKTVDPAKLAEHYPLPAIACCGDGDYLAVLRLDTEHEKALVFVPEARKTEELSFAELKERCNNDFIIIRHKMLSGQVAFGFKWFLAELANFKRIIGEVLLGSFVVQLFGLVTPLFTQVILDKVIVHRSMTTLDILAVAFLAVTVFELLLNIARNYIFVHTASKLDAKLGAKLFHHLLALPFMYFENRKVGNIAARVRELDTIREFITNKAVSVVIDSFFSLVFVAVMLVYSVKLTLIVIGFVAVIGLIYFFITPELRRRLEDKFQMAASSNSYLVESITGVQTVKSLAVEGSMQKRWEDHLGNYVRSSFKLGNMANISSAVAGALQKLMTISILFFGVKAVLVGDLSIGQLIAFQMFAGQFSGPVLRLVNLWNEFQQALLSVDRLADILNHPKENTSDKAITLPKVKGQIRFDQVSFRYHPAGADVVDQVSFDIKPGMSIGLVGRSGSGKSTVAKLLQNLYLPSNGAIYLDGIDIRHLNPVWMRNQIGVVLQENYLFSGTIRENIALPQQDAPMERIIQAATLAGAHEFVSQLPEGYDTVVGERGSSLSGGQRQRIAIARALITGPRILIFDEATSALDYESEQVINRNLMEIKKGRTTFIVAHRLSTIAHCDLILAMDHGKIVEMGSHDQLLQRNGYYHHLHSLQQGAA from the coding sequence ATGGAAGAAACCGCCATTCACAGTGGCTTGTTGTGTTTTAACGTCGTGGCCCGCATCAATAATGTCGATGTCGACATGCGGGCTATTGCCAGAGAATTCGCCGTGCAGCCGGAAACCCTGTCTCCGGAGGAATTGCTGCGCATTGCCCGCAAACATCAGTTCAAGGCCAAACGCAAAACCGTGGACCCGGCAAAACTGGCCGAACACTACCCGCTACCCGCCATCGCCTGTTGTGGGGACGGCGACTATCTGGCGGTGTTGCGTCTCGATACGGAACACGAAAAAGCCCTGGTGTTTGTGCCCGAAGCGCGCAAAACCGAGGAGCTGTCGTTTGCTGAGCTCAAAGAGCGTTGCAACAACGATTTCATCATCATTCGCCACAAAATGCTCAGCGGCCAGGTGGCGTTCGGTTTCAAGTGGTTCTTGGCTGAGCTGGCCAACTTCAAGCGCATCATCGGCGAAGTGCTGTTGGGCTCGTTCGTCGTGCAGTTGTTCGGTCTGGTCACGCCGCTGTTCACCCAGGTAATTCTCGACAAGGTCATTGTCCATCGCTCCATGACCACCCTCGATATCCTGGCGGTGGCGTTTCTGGCAGTGACAGTGTTTGAGCTGCTGCTCAACATTGCCCGCAACTACATCTTCGTCCACACCGCCAGTAAGTTGGATGCAAAACTCGGTGCCAAACTGTTTCATCATCTGTTGGCGCTGCCGTTCATGTATTTCGAGAACCGCAAAGTCGGCAATATCGCCGCCAGGGTGCGCGAGCTGGACACCATCCGCGAATTCATCACCAATAAAGCCGTCTCCGTGGTGATTGACTCTTTTTTCTCTCTGGTTTTCGTCGCCGTCATGCTGGTGTACAGCGTCAAACTGACCCTGATCGTCATCGGATTTGTCGCCGTGATCGGCCTGATCTACTTCTTTATCACCCCGGAGCTGCGGCGACGCCTTGAAGACAAATTTCAGATGGCCGCCTCTTCAAATTCCTATCTGGTCGAGTCGATCACCGGCGTGCAGACGGTCAAATCCCTGGCCGTGGAAGGCTCGATGCAAAAGCGTTGGGAAGACCATCTCGGCAACTACGTGCGCTCCAGCTTCAAGCTCGGCAACATGGCCAATATCTCCAGCGCCGTGGCCGGGGCGTTGCAGAAGCTGATGACCATCTCCATTCTGTTCTTCGGCGTCAAGGCGGTGCTGGTCGGCGATCTGTCCATCGGCCAGCTGATCGCCTTTCAGATGTTTGCCGGGCAGTTCTCCGGGCCGGTGTTGCGGCTGGTCAATCTGTGGAACGAATTTCAGCAGGCGCTGCTGTCCGTGGACCGGCTGGCCGATATCCTCAACCATCCCAAGGAAAACACCAGCGACAAAGCCATCACCTTACCCAAGGTCAAAGGACAAATTCGCTTTGACCAGGTTTCCTTTCGTTACCACCCAGCTGGAGCGGATGTGGTCGATCAGGTCAGTTTCGACATCAAGCCGGGCATGAGCATCGGCCTGGTCGGACGCAGCGGCAGCGGCAAATCCACCGTGGCCAAGTTGCTGCAGAATCTCTATCTGCCGAGCAACGGCGCCATTTATCTCGACGGCATCGACATCCGCCATCTCAACCCGGTGTGGATGCGCAACCAGATCGGCGTGGTCTTACAGGAGAACTACCTGTTTTCCGGCACTATCCGTGAAAACATCGCCCTGCCGCAACAGGATGCGCCCATGGAACGGATCATCCAGGCCGCTACCCTGGCCGGTGCCCACGAATTCGTCAGCCAACTGCCCGAAGGCTATGACACCGTGGTCGGCGAGCGCGGCTCCAGCCTGTCCGGCGGCCAGCGCCAGCGTATCGCCATTGCCCGGGCTTTGATCACCGGACCACGCATTTTAATTTTCGACGAAGCGACTTCGGCGCTGGATTACGAGTCCGAGCAGGTGATCAACCGCAATCTGATGGAGATCAAAAAAGGACGCACCACCTTTATCGTTGCCCACCGCCTGTCCACCATTGCCCATTGTGACCTGATTCTGGCCATGGACCACGGAAAGATCGTGGAGATGGGCTCTCATGACCAGCTCTTGCAACGCAATGGCTACTATCATCACCTCCATTCACTGCAACAAGGAGCCGCCTGA
- a CDS encoding TolC family protein encodes MFLCESKVVVKRHHIWMSLVSLVLFCVIPWQSKAETLEFNRLRRQVLTQAVEMKLAAKEVDISRQRIREARAAYYPALSFRYSNEWFKDFTESSGSLDSVGGTVISSTGSKWKNVATLALNYSLYDFGTRALRVNSAELEMEQTRRQKEQREQDLSLQLLDLFSRGWRLQTQQEIQQQRLDLAEERYALGQRLYRAGTVDRIKVGELAIDVAETRLLVEQLEHQFSDVLWALTELSGRRYEPTATSFVPLGSTDASYVTIALLPEVQALDLAIEAKQNEADMALRRFLPTLNLYSSYTFYGRDSSDWSQAFSDLDDTNFSCGITLDVNLFDGFGDLAQFERLKLEKEHLQLQREKKVAELTTRYQTLKYRADQSLHKEKHWSHTRGTLEEQRDMMTRLSRQQLRDQVTQIGQQLDLLEQQLQIRLDEIDQMNALNQLTLLSAYQSRRDF; translated from the coding sequence ATGTTTTTATGTGAAAGCAAGGTGGTGGTCAAGCGTCATCACATCTGGATGAGCCTTGTCTCTTTGGTGTTGTTCTGCGTCATTCCGTGGCAAAGCAAAGCGGAAACGTTGGAGTTCAACCGCCTGCGCCGGCAGGTTTTGACGCAGGCGGTTGAAATGAAATTGGCGGCAAAGGAAGTTGATATCAGCAGGCAACGCATCCGTGAGGCACGTGCAGCCTATTATCCCGCGCTCTCCTTTCGTTACAGCAATGAATGGTTCAAGGATTTTACCGAATCGAGCGGCAGTCTTGATTCCGTCGGCGGCACGGTGATCAGCTCCACCGGCAGCAAATGGAAAAACGTCGCCACCCTGGCGCTCAACTATAGCCTGTATGATTTTGGCACTCGCGCGCTGCGCGTCAACAGCGCCGAGCTGGAGATGGAACAAACCCGTCGGCAAAAAGAGCAGCGGGAGCAGGACCTGTCGTTGCAATTGCTTGATCTGTTCTCGCGCGGCTGGCGCTTGCAAACGCAACAGGAGATTCAGCAGCAGCGCCTTGATCTGGCGGAAGAGCGTTATGCCTTGGGCCAACGTTTGTACCGGGCCGGTACTGTAGACCGGATCAAAGTCGGTGAGTTGGCGATTGACGTGGCGGAAACCCGGTTACTTGTCGAGCAACTGGAGCACCAATTCTCGGATGTTCTGTGGGCCTTGACGGAATTGAGTGGCCGACGTTACGAGCCGACAGCAACTTCTTTTGTACCACTGGGCTCTACCGATGCTTCTTACGTCACCATTGCCCTTTTGCCCGAAGTTCAGGCGCTGGATTTGGCCATTGAAGCCAAGCAGAATGAAGCCGATATGGCACTACGCCGCTTTCTACCTACCCTGAATCTTTATTCCTCCTATACTTTTTACGGCCGTGATTCCAGCGACTGGTCACAGGCGTTCAGCGATTTGGATGACACCAACTTTTCCTGTGGTATCACCTTGGACGTCAATCTTTTCGATGGCTTCGGCGACCTCGCTCAGTTTGAGCGGCTCAAGCTCGAAAAAGAGCACCTGCAATTGCAACGCGAAAAAAAGGTTGCCGAACTAACCACGCGCTATCAGACGTTGAAGTACCGCGCTGATCAATCCCTTCACAAGGAGAAACACTGGTCGCACACGCGCGGCACCCTGGAAGAGCAGCGCGACATGATGACGCGGTTATCCCGGCAGCAACTGCGCGATCAGGTGACCCAGATCGGTCAGCAGCTCGACCTTCTCGAACAGCAGCTCCAGATACGGCTGGACGAGATCGACCAGATGAACGCACTGAACCAACTGACCCTGTTATCCGCCTACCAATCCCGACGGGATTTCTGA